The Penaeus vannamei isolate JL-2024 chromosome 39, ASM4276789v1, whole genome shotgun sequence genome window below encodes:
- the Stlk gene encoding STE20-related kinase adapter protein alpha isoform X4, with amino-acid sequence MPSRLKSESFALELRSPSMVSFEASSDNYEIWSHLGSVCGGMGAVWVAKHKPSKKYVAIKIYELDKCGDELELIQHEIRTVRQLRHPNIIQYMTSFTAAQQLWIIMPFLGYTSASRLVATHFSEGLPEPALALIVREILQGLSYLHSKNIIHRAVRGSHILIDSNGRVILTGLRHSVMVGDNMRWQKTVHCYPPQARYNLNWASPELLEQDLYGYNERSDIYSVGIVVCELGNGEVPYRGIPSTLMLLEKLEDRVPFLYDASTVPQIAENGQGMATDSGVGGSVGDNLTSLAITQRLFSPAAHDLVALALTRCPDQRPTADELLHHQFVRYTRKLNGTLPQYLHPVVPITQQTEIGDSVPDLLEESLDQISLNDEVTWDF; translated from the exons ATGCCG aGCCGCCTAAAGTCCGAAAGCTTTGCCTTGGAGCTGCGTTCTCCAAGTATGGTGTCATTTGAGGCATCATCGGACAACTATGAGATCTGGAGTCACTTGGGGTCTGTGTGTGGGGGCATGGGGGCTGTGTGGGTTGCCAAGCACAAACCTTCCAAAAAATATGTTGCAATAAAGATTTATGAGCTTGACAAATGCGGAGATGAACTGGAGCTTATACAG CATGAAATTAGAACAGTGAGGCAGTTACGACACCCAAACATAATCCAATACATGACATCCTTCACAGCCGCTCAGCAGCTATGGATAATAATGCCTTTCCTCGGCTACACCTCTGCTTCCCGTCTTGTAGCCACTCATTTCTCTGAGGGTCTCCCAGAACCTGCACTTGCCCTAATAGTCAGGGAGATACTGCAAGGACTCAGCTATTTGCATTCAAAGAATATTATCCACAG AGCTGTACGAGGAAGCCACATTCTGATCGACAGTAATGGTCGTGTTATACTTACTGGTTTGCGTCACAGTGTCATGGTGGGAGATAACATGAGATGGCAGAAGACAGTGCATTGTTATCCTCCCCAGGCACGCTATAATTTGAATTGGGCAAGTCCTGAACTCCTTGAACAG GATCTATATGGATACAACGAAAGAAGTGACATATACAGTGTCGGCATTGTGGTGTGTGAATTAGGCAATGGAGAGGTGCCCTATCGTGGAATACCCTCAACACTCATGCTTTTGGAGAAGTTAGAGGATCGTGTGCCCTTCCTGTATGATGCCTCGACAGTGCCACAGATTGCAGAGAATGGCCAAG GAATGGCCACAGACTCAGGCgttggagggagtgtgggagacaACCTTACCAGCTTGGCCATCACGCAGCGACTTTTCTCTCCTGCGGCTCATGACCTGGTAGCTCTGGCTTTGACCAGATGCCCTGATCAGAGGCCCACAGCTGATGAACTCTTGCACCACCAGTTCGTTAGGTATACAAGAAAACTCAATGGAACCCTTCCACAGTATCTCCATCCAGTAGTGCCCATCACCCAGCAGACGGAAATAG GTGATTCTGTTCCAGATCTTCTTGAAGAGAGTTTAGACCAGATAAGTTTGAACGATGAAGTAACCTGGGACTTTTAA
- the Stlk gene encoding STE20-related kinase adapter protein alpha isoform X2, producing MSCLECPCACSRIASLAVSPEVCVERVGCTDTAYQPLSRLKSESFALELRSPSMVSFEASSDNYEIWSHLGSVCGGMGAVWVAKHKPSKKYVAIKIYELDKCGDELELIQHEIRTVRQLRHPNIIQYMTSFTAAQQLWIIMPFLGYTSASRLVATHFSEGLPEPALALIVREILQGLSYLHSKNIIHRAVRGSHILIDSNGRVILTGLRHSVMVGDNMRWQKTVHCYPPQARYNLNWASPELLEQDLYGYNERSDIYSVGIVVCELGNGEVPYRGIPSTLMLLEKLEDRVPFLYDASTVPQIAENGQGMATDSGVGGSVGDNLTSLAITQRLFSPAAHDLVALALTRCPDQRPTADELLHHQFVRYTRKLNGTLPQYLHPVVPITQQTEIGDSVPDLLEESLDQISLNDEVTWDF from the exons ATGTCGTGCCTtgagtgtccgtgtgcgtgttccCGCATAGCCAGTCTGGCTGTGTCCCCGGAGGTGTGCGTAGAACGTGTCGGTTGCACTGACACTGCGTATCAACCGCTA aGCCGCCTAAAGTCCGAAAGCTTTGCCTTGGAGCTGCGTTCTCCAAGTATGGTGTCATTTGAGGCATCATCGGACAACTATGAGATCTGGAGTCACTTGGGGTCTGTGTGTGGGGGCATGGGGGCTGTGTGGGTTGCCAAGCACAAACCTTCCAAAAAATATGTTGCAATAAAGATTTATGAGCTTGACAAATGCGGAGATGAACTGGAGCTTATACAG CATGAAATTAGAACAGTGAGGCAGTTACGACACCCAAACATAATCCAATACATGACATCCTTCACAGCCGCTCAGCAGCTATGGATAATAATGCCTTTCCTCGGCTACACCTCTGCTTCCCGTCTTGTAGCCACTCATTTCTCTGAGGGTCTCCCAGAACCTGCACTTGCCCTAATAGTCAGGGAGATACTGCAAGGACTCAGCTATTTGCATTCAAAGAATATTATCCACAG AGCTGTACGAGGAAGCCACATTCTGATCGACAGTAATGGTCGTGTTATACTTACTGGTTTGCGTCACAGTGTCATGGTGGGAGATAACATGAGATGGCAGAAGACAGTGCATTGTTATCCTCCCCAGGCACGCTATAATTTGAATTGGGCAAGTCCTGAACTCCTTGAACAG GATCTATATGGATACAACGAAAGAAGTGACATATACAGTGTCGGCATTGTGGTGTGTGAATTAGGCAATGGAGAGGTGCCCTATCGTGGAATACCCTCAACACTCATGCTTTTGGAGAAGTTAGAGGATCGTGTGCCCTTCCTGTATGATGCCTCGACAGTGCCACAGATTGCAGAGAATGGCCAAG GAATGGCCACAGACTCAGGCgttggagggagtgtgggagacaACCTTACCAGCTTGGCCATCACGCAGCGACTTTTCTCTCCTGCGGCTCATGACCTGGTAGCTCTGGCTTTGACCAGATGCCCTGATCAGAGGCCCACAGCTGATGAACTCTTGCACCACCAGTTCGTTAGGTATACAAGAAAACTCAATGGAACCCTTCCACAGTATCTCCATCCAGTAGTGCCCATCACCCAGCAGACGGAAATAG GTGATTCTGTTCCAGATCTTCTTGAAGAGAGTTTAGACCAGATAAGTTTGAACGATGAAGTAACCTGGGACTTTTAA
- the LOC113806001 gene encoding rhodanese domain-containing protein CG4456 isoform X2, with amino-acid sequence MNRLARIPLMIHGQVRCMNKISLQSSYRFSSLPPLPKDINFAELKKELDNDGVTLIDVRLPKELYESGMIPKSKNILLQTLGVSILLPEEDFTDKFGFEKPDIDEPIVVMCLGGIRARTAQLAMIGAGYKDVRVYVGSYEDWLENGGPVVYPEVK; translated from the exons ATGAATCGGCTTGCACGCATACCCCTTATGATTCATGGACAAGTGAGATGTATGAATAAAATCAGTTTGCAGTCTTCTTATAGGTTTTCATCATTACCTCCTCTTCCAAAGG ATATTAACTTTGCCGAACTGAAAAAAGAGTTAGATAATGATGGTGTAACGCTGATTGATGTTCGCCTCCCAAAGGAACTGTACGAAAGTGGAATGATTCCGAAATCAAAGAACATACTTT TACAAACATTAGGAGTAAGTATCCTGCTCCCAGAAGAAGACTTTACTGATAAATTTGGGTTTGAGAAGCCTGACATTGATGAACCTATCGTTGTAATGTGTCTGGGTGGTATTCGTGCAAGGACAGCTCAGCTGGCTATGATAGGAGCCGGCTATAAAGATGTTCG gGTTTATGTAGGTTCATATGAGGATTGGCTTGAAAATGGTGGTCCTGTAGTGTACCCTGAAGTTAAGTGA
- the Stlk gene encoding STE20-related kinase adapter protein alpha isoform X3, whose amino-acid sequence MPSRLKSESFALELRSPSMVSFEASSDNYEIWSHLGSVCGGMGAVWVAKHKPSKKYVAIKIYELDKCGDELELIQHEIRTVRQLRHPNIIQYMTSFTAAQQLWIIMPFLGYTSASRLVATHFSEGLPEPALALIVREILQGLSYLHSKNIIHRAVRGSHILIDSNGRVILTGLRHSVMVGDNMRWQKTVHCYPPQARYNLNWASPELLEQDLYGYNERSDIYSVGIVVCELGNGEVPYRGIPSTLMLLEKLEDRVPFLYDASTVPQIAENGQGWGMATDSGVGGSVGDNLTSLAITQRLFSPAAHDLVALALTRCPDQRPTADELLHHQFVRYTRKLNGTLPQYLHPVVPITQQTEIGDSVPDLLEESLDQISLNDEVTWDF is encoded by the exons ATGCCG aGCCGCCTAAAGTCCGAAAGCTTTGCCTTGGAGCTGCGTTCTCCAAGTATGGTGTCATTTGAGGCATCATCGGACAACTATGAGATCTGGAGTCACTTGGGGTCTGTGTGTGGGGGCATGGGGGCTGTGTGGGTTGCCAAGCACAAACCTTCCAAAAAATATGTTGCAATAAAGATTTATGAGCTTGACAAATGCGGAGATGAACTGGAGCTTATACAG CATGAAATTAGAACAGTGAGGCAGTTACGACACCCAAACATAATCCAATACATGACATCCTTCACAGCCGCTCAGCAGCTATGGATAATAATGCCTTTCCTCGGCTACACCTCTGCTTCCCGTCTTGTAGCCACTCATTTCTCTGAGGGTCTCCCAGAACCTGCACTTGCCCTAATAGTCAGGGAGATACTGCAAGGACTCAGCTATTTGCATTCAAAGAATATTATCCACAG AGCTGTACGAGGAAGCCACATTCTGATCGACAGTAATGGTCGTGTTATACTTACTGGTTTGCGTCACAGTGTCATGGTGGGAGATAACATGAGATGGCAGAAGACAGTGCATTGTTATCCTCCCCAGGCACGCTATAATTTGAATTGGGCAAGTCCTGAACTCCTTGAACAG GATCTATATGGATACAACGAAAGAAGTGACATATACAGTGTCGGCATTGTGGTGTGTGAATTAGGCAATGGAGAGGTGCCCTATCGTGGAATACCCTCAACACTCATGCTTTTGGAGAAGTTAGAGGATCGTGTGCCCTTCCTGTATGATGCCTCGACAGTGCCACAGATTGCAGAGAATGGCCAAGGTTGGG GAATGGCCACAGACTCAGGCgttggagggagtgtgggagacaACCTTACCAGCTTGGCCATCACGCAGCGACTTTTCTCTCCTGCGGCTCATGACCTGGTAGCTCTGGCTTTGACCAGATGCCCTGATCAGAGGCCCACAGCTGATGAACTCTTGCACCACCAGTTCGTTAGGTATACAAGAAAACTCAATGGAACCCTTCCACAGTATCTCCATCCAGTAGTGCCCATCACCCAGCAGACGGAAATAG GTGATTCTGTTCCAGATCTTCTTGAAGAGAGTTTAGACCAGATAAGTTTGAACGATGAAGTAACCTGGGACTTTTAA
- the LOC113806001 gene encoding rhodanese domain-containing protein CG4456 isoform X1, whose amino-acid sequence MVKTLRLSLFSVSFWTRKCILQSQPPNSPFSTEMNRLARIPLMIHGQVRCMNKISLQSSYRFSSLPPLPKDINFAELKKELDNDGVTLIDVRLPKELYESGMIPKSKNILLQTLGVSILLPEEDFTDKFGFEKPDIDEPIVVMCLGGIRARTAQLAMIGAGYKDVRVYVGSYEDWLENGGPVVYPEVK is encoded by the exons ATGGTCAAGACCTTAaggctctctctgttctctgtctcattTTGGACACGTAAATGCATATTACAATCACAACCACCGAATTCCCCATTTTCCACAG AAATGAATCGGCTTGCACGCATACCCCTTATGATTCATGGACAAGTGAGATGTATGAATAAAATCAGTTTGCAGTCTTCTTATAGGTTTTCATCATTACCTCCTCTTCCAAAGG ATATTAACTTTGCCGAACTGAAAAAAGAGTTAGATAATGATGGTGTAACGCTGATTGATGTTCGCCTCCCAAAGGAACTGTACGAAAGTGGAATGATTCCGAAATCAAAGAACATACTTT TACAAACATTAGGAGTAAGTATCCTGCTCCCAGAAGAAGACTTTACTGATAAATTTGGGTTTGAGAAGCCTGACATTGATGAACCTATCGTTGTAATGTGTCTGGGTGGTATTCGTGCAAGGACAGCTCAGCTGGCTATGATAGGAGCCGGCTATAAAGATGTTCG gGTTTATGTAGGTTCATATGAGGATTGGCTTGAAAATGGTGGTCCTGTAGTGTACCCTGAAGTTAAGTGA
- the Stlk gene encoding STE20-related kinase adapter protein alpha isoform X1, giving the protein MSCLECPCACSRIASLAVSPEVCVERVGCTDTAYQPLSRLKSESFALELRSPSMVSFEASSDNYEIWSHLGSVCGGMGAVWVAKHKPSKKYVAIKIYELDKCGDELELIQHEIRTVRQLRHPNIIQYMTSFTAAQQLWIIMPFLGYTSASRLVATHFSEGLPEPALALIVREILQGLSYLHSKNIIHRAVRGSHILIDSNGRVILTGLRHSVMVGDNMRWQKTVHCYPPQARYNLNWASPELLEQDLYGYNERSDIYSVGIVVCELGNGEVPYRGIPSTLMLLEKLEDRVPFLYDASTVPQIAENGQGWGMATDSGVGGSVGDNLTSLAITQRLFSPAAHDLVALALTRCPDQRPTADELLHHQFVRYTRKLNGTLPQYLHPVVPITQQTEIGDSVPDLLEESLDQISLNDEVTWDF; this is encoded by the exons ATGTCGTGCCTtgagtgtccgtgtgcgtgttccCGCATAGCCAGTCTGGCTGTGTCCCCGGAGGTGTGCGTAGAACGTGTCGGTTGCACTGACACTGCGTATCAACCGCTA aGCCGCCTAAAGTCCGAAAGCTTTGCCTTGGAGCTGCGTTCTCCAAGTATGGTGTCATTTGAGGCATCATCGGACAACTATGAGATCTGGAGTCACTTGGGGTCTGTGTGTGGGGGCATGGGGGCTGTGTGGGTTGCCAAGCACAAACCTTCCAAAAAATATGTTGCAATAAAGATTTATGAGCTTGACAAATGCGGAGATGAACTGGAGCTTATACAG CATGAAATTAGAACAGTGAGGCAGTTACGACACCCAAACATAATCCAATACATGACATCCTTCACAGCCGCTCAGCAGCTATGGATAATAATGCCTTTCCTCGGCTACACCTCTGCTTCCCGTCTTGTAGCCACTCATTTCTCTGAGGGTCTCCCAGAACCTGCACTTGCCCTAATAGTCAGGGAGATACTGCAAGGACTCAGCTATTTGCATTCAAAGAATATTATCCACAG AGCTGTACGAGGAAGCCACATTCTGATCGACAGTAATGGTCGTGTTATACTTACTGGTTTGCGTCACAGTGTCATGGTGGGAGATAACATGAGATGGCAGAAGACAGTGCATTGTTATCCTCCCCAGGCACGCTATAATTTGAATTGGGCAAGTCCTGAACTCCTTGAACAG GATCTATATGGATACAACGAAAGAAGTGACATATACAGTGTCGGCATTGTGGTGTGTGAATTAGGCAATGGAGAGGTGCCCTATCGTGGAATACCCTCAACACTCATGCTTTTGGAGAAGTTAGAGGATCGTGTGCCCTTCCTGTATGATGCCTCGACAGTGCCACAGATTGCAGAGAATGGCCAAGGTTGGG GAATGGCCACAGACTCAGGCgttggagggagtgtgggagacaACCTTACCAGCTTGGCCATCACGCAGCGACTTTTCTCTCCTGCGGCTCATGACCTGGTAGCTCTGGCTTTGACCAGATGCCCTGATCAGAGGCCCACAGCTGATGAACTCTTGCACCACCAGTTCGTTAGGTATACAAGAAAACTCAATGGAACCCTTCCACAGTATCTCCATCCAGTAGTGCCCATCACCCAGCAGACGGAAATAG GTGATTCTGTTCCAGATCTTCTTGAAGAGAGTTTAGACCAGATAAGTTTGAACGATGAAGTAACCTGGGACTTTTAA